Part of the Halobaculum halobium genome, AACACCGGCGTCGACCTGCGAGATCGGATCGTCCTCGAGGAGGAGTTCTGCGTCGACGACTTCGCGACGCGGTACAACTCGATGAAGGGCTCGGCGCTCGGCCTCGCGCACACGCTGCGCCAGACCGCGCCGTTCCGTCCGGGCCACGAGTCGTCGAAGGTTGACGGGCTGTACTTCACCGGGTCGACGACGACGCCCGGCATCGGCGTTCCGATGTGTCTCATCTCCGGCCTGCTCACGGCCGAGACGATGGCAGAGTCCCCCTGAACGCCCCGATGCCGACCGCTGCCGATCCCGTCGATGCGACCGATCGCGCCGGCGCCGCAGCCAGCGTCCGCTACCTCCTGAAGCTCTCACGGCCGCGCTTCTGGCTGTATCTCGCGGGGCCGATCGTCGTCGGGGTCGCCTTCGGCGCGACGACCGTGCCGAGGCTGTTCGCCCCCGAGAACGTCCTCTTGTTCGGCTACTTCCTCCTCCCGGCGAACCTGTTCCTCTACGGCGTGAACGACGTGTTCGACCGCGACGTCGACGAGGACAACCCGAAGAAGAACGGTCGGGAAGTTCGCTACGGGGGCGACCGCCTCGTCCCCGCCGTCGTCGTCGCCTCGCTCCTCGCGGGCGCGGGGACGTTCGCGATCACGCCGCGGGCTGCGTGGCCGTTCCTCGCGGGCTTCTTCCTCCTCGGGGCGCAGTACTCGGCGCCGCCGTTGCGCTTCAAGACGACGCCGCTGCTGGACTCCGTCTCGAACGGGCTGTACGTCCTCCCGGGCGCTGCCGCGTACGCGCTGGTCGCGGGAGTCGCGCCACCGGCCGAAGCGCTGGTCGGCGCGTGGCTGTGGGCGATGGCGATGCACACGTTCTCCGCGATCCCCGACATCGATCCGGATCGGGCCGCCGGGATCCGAACGACCGCGACCGTGCTCGGGGAGCCGCGGACGCTCGCGTACTGCGCGGGGTGCTGGCTCGCCGCAGCGGGCGCGTTCGCGGCGGTCGACCTTCGGATCGGCGCGGTGCTGCTCGCGTATCCCGCCCTCGTCGCGGCAGTGAGTTGGGCCGGCGTCGCCATCGACCGAGCGTACTGGTGGTTCCCGGCGATCAATACGGTCGTCGGCGCCGTGCTCACGATGGGGGCGCTCACCCGAATCGTTCCGCCGGGGGCGGTGCTCCCGTGAGCCCGGAGACCAGCCCGGGCCCTCTGGCTGACCTGCGGGAGGCGATGCCGGCGGATCGACGCGAGGCGGAGGCGCGCCTCGACGCGCTCGTCCGCGAGAACCGCTTCACCATCTCGGTCGTGTTCCCGGTCGTGGGGGCGGTGCTACTCGTCGCCAGCGCCGAGGGGGCGTTCGCGGGCACGCCGCTGGCCCCGCTGGCGTTCAACGGTGGCATGATCCTGCTCGGGACGCTCGTGATGCGCTCGCCGTTGGTCGTCGGGCTCGCGCCGCTGGTGGGGCGGCGCGAACTGGCCGGGCTCGGGCTGCTGTCGGCGTACGCGTACGCGATCGAGTACGTCGGCGTTACCACCGGATGGCCCTACGGCGAGTTCGAGTACCTCGTCGCGCTCGGGCCGGAGGTGAGCGGCGTTCCGCTGGGGTTGCCGGTGTTTTTCCTCCCGCTTGTGGCGAACGCGTACCTCCTGTGTCTGCTCCTGTTGGGCGACCGCGCCGAGCGCACCGCGGCGCGGCTGCTTGCGGTCATCGCGCTCGTGCTCGTCATGGACGTGGTGCTCGATCCCGGCGCCGTCGCGCTCGGCTTCTGGGCGTACGAGGGCGTCGCCGACGGGGGCGCACTCGGCGTGCTTTCCGGAGCGGGCTTCTACGGCGTTCCGCCGTCGAACTACGCCGGCTGGGTCGTCTCTGCGACCGTCGCCGTCGTCGTGCTCGACGCCGCATTCGACCGCGCGGCGCTGCGCGCGCGCCTGGCCGACTGCGAGTTCATCCTGGACGACATGGTGAGTTTCGTGCTGCTGTGGGGCGGAGTGAACCTCTGGTTCTGGAACCCCGTCGCCGCCGCGGTCGCGGGGGCCATCGGTTTGGGGCTCGTGCGCGCGGACCGCTTCGACGCGTCGCTGCTCAGGCGGGCGTGGTGACGACGAGCGTCTGTCGGCGGCCGACCGAGACCGGGGACGTGGCGCGAGTGTCGGGTCCCCGACCGTGAGCCGTTATCGTGCGGGGACGCGGTCGGCGTGGCCGGCGCCCGAGCGGTTCGACTCGCTGTCGCCGTACGGGACGCAGGAGACGCGGCGAAACACCGTCTCGGGGTCCTTACAGCGGAACCACGCCCACCGCGTTTTCGCGAACAGCTTCAGCTTGCGGAGCGTGCCCAGCTCCGGCGTCTCGGTGAGCGTGTCGAACCCCCGCTCGCGGATGAGCGCGTGGTGTTCGGCGTACAGCACGGCCGCCAGCAACACGGCGAACTGGCAGTCCTCGGGGAGGTACTTGATCCCCGCGACCCCCTCCTTGTACAGCGACTCCGCGCGGCGAAGCTCGTGGCGCATCACCGCCTCGACGCGCTCGTCGAACTCGAAGCGCTTCAGCTGTTCCTCGGTAACGTCGTACTCGCGCAGCGTCTCCTGCGGGAGGTACACGCGGTCCAACTCGAGGATGTCCTCGCGCACGTCGCGCAGGAAGTTCGACAGCTGGAACGCGTCCCCCAGCGCGGTCGCGTGCGGGAGCGCCGCGTCGGGGTTCTCGGGGTCCATCACGGCCGTCATCATCCGGCCGACGGCGGAGGCCGAGCCGTCCATGTACGCCTCGAGGTCCTCGTACGTCTCGTAGCGGTCGGTGTCGATGTCCGAGCGCATCGCCTCGGTGAACGTCTCGACGTCCTCCTCGGCGATGCTGTGTTCCTCGCACAGCTCGGCGAACGCCGAGAGGACGGGGTCGTCCGTCTCCTCGCGGCCGAGCGCTGCCTCGCGGAGGTGGTCGAGTTCGCGGCGTTGTTCGTCCGGCGGGGCCGTCTCTGCGCCGTCGACGACCTCGTCGGCAACGCGGAAGAACGCGTACAGCACGTAGGTCGGCTCGCGCACGCGCTCGGGGAGCACTCGGGTCGCGAAGTGGAAGGTTTTCCCCGTGCGCTGTTGGATGCGCTTGCTGCGGGCGATCTGGTCGTCGTCTACCATCGTCGCCCCGGCGCGGCCTGCGCGCTGGTAGCACTATCCCGTCTTCGCATTTGAGTGCAAATCCGTACGGCGGCCGACACCATAACAGTTGGTGCCCGTTCGGGTCTGCGGGTTATCGTCGTTCACGCGGACCCGCCGCAGGCGACTCGCTCACCCGTAGAACGGATCTGCGCAGTCGAAGACGACGCCGTGCTGGGGACAGACGTACTCGCAGTGACGGTGGACCATCGACGCCCCGCAGTAGGGACACGGTCGCGTCCGCTTCGTCGATTCCGCGCTGTCGCTCATACCCCGGGCGTCGTGCCCCGGCGACAAAGCGGTTCGGACCTGGTGCTCGCGCGCGTCGCAGGCGCTCGTGAGGACGCCGCCGCTCGACCCGGCTTGCGCTGGGCCGCACGCATTTACCGCTGGGAGCCTTGGGATCTACGAATGCATCCCACGCGCGCCCGTTTCGCTCGGAAGACCGCAGTCGCCACCGCCTCGGGCGTCGCGGTCACGGCGGGCACGTTCCTCGTCGTCGGCTTCTCCCCTCGCTGGGTCGTCGTCGCGATCGCCCAGACCGTGCTGCTCGCGCTCCCAGACGCGGTGTTGGCCGCCGGGATCCAGGGGCTCGGGAGCACGTCCCAGCCGCTGCTCGTCGCGGGGTCGGCGGGGCTCGCGGTGGCGCTGTTCGCGGGTCTCGCGGCGATCGCCGACCGGATCGGCCGGGTCGGCGACAGGCAACGGGCGGAGGTCGTGTTCCTCGCCGGCGCGCTTCAGGGGCTTGCGGTGTTCCTCCTGTCGGTCGCGCCGGTCGCGGCCGTCGTCGGAGGCGCGTTCGGTGCCGCGGTCGTCGGACTCGCGGGGCCCCCGCCGCCGGGTGACGTGGACCGTGTCCGGCGCGGGGTGGTGCGCTCGGCCGGCGTCGCGGCGGCGGCGGTGGGGCTGGCGGGGGCGGGACCGCTCGCGCGTGCGATCGGGGGCGGAACGACCGGGAGCGAGCAGCGCGAACCGGTCGAACGGGACCCGCTCGT contains:
- the cruF gene encoding bisanhydrobacterioruberin hydratase; this translates as MPADRREAEARLDALVRENRFTISVVFPVVGAVLLVASAEGAFAGTPLAPLAFNGGMILLGTLVMRSPLVVGLAPLVGRRELAGLGLLSAYAYAIEYVGVTTGWPYGEFEYLVALGPEVSGVPLGLPVFFLPLVANAYLLCLLLLGDRAERTAARLLAVIALVLVMDVVLDPGAVALGFWAYEGVADGGALGVLSGAGFYGVPPSNYAGWVVSATVAVVVLDAAFDRAALRARLADCEFILDDMVSFVLLWGGVNLWFWNPVAAAVAGAIGLGLVRADRFDASLLRRAW
- a CDS encoding phytoene/squalene synthase family protein, whose protein sequence is MVDDDQIARSKRIQQRTGKTFHFATRVLPERVREPTYVLYAFFRVADEVVDGAETAPPDEQRRELDHLREAALGREETDDPVLSAFAELCEEHSIAEEDVETFTEAMRSDIDTDRYETYEDLEAYMDGSASAVGRMMTAVMDPENPDAALPHATALGDAFQLSNFLRDVREDILELDRVYLPQETLREYDVTEEQLKRFEFDERVEAVMRHELRRAESLYKEGVAGIKYLPEDCQFAVLLAAVLYAEHHALIRERGFDTLTETPELGTLRKLKLFAKTRWAWFRCKDPETVFRRVSCVPYGDSESNRSGAGHADRVPAR
- a CDS encoding prenyltransferase, whose product is MPTAADPVDATDRAGAAASVRYLLKLSRPRFWLYLAGPIVVGVAFGATTVPRLFAPENVLLFGYFLLPANLFLYGVNDVFDRDVDEDNPKKNGREVRYGGDRLVPAVVVASLLAGAGTFAITPRAAWPFLAGFFLLGAQYSAPPLRFKTTPLLDSVSNGLYVLPGAAAYALVAGVAPPAEALVGAWLWAMAMHTFSAIPDIDPDRAAGIRTTATVLGEPRTLAYCAGCWLAAAGAFAAVDLRIGAVLLAYPALVAAVSWAGVAIDRAYWWFPAINTVVGAVLTMGALTRIVPPGAVLP
- a CDS encoding HVO_2523 family zinc finger protein yields the protein MSDSAESTKRTRPCPYCGASMVHRHCEYVCPQHGVVFDCADPFYG